CCTACCTAAGTACTTCTTCCATCCTGCCCTCGTTGCCTCATTGAGTAGGCTCTCAGACACAGACAACTGGAGGGTCTGAGCTGTGGGCTCTGTGGGAGACGTATTAAACACTTTACAGTCTGCTGCCTCCATTGACAGTCATGACAGAGTGTCAGACCTATTGAATTCTATAGTCAAGGCTTAGTTGATCTGCTATGAGGAATGTGGTAAAAAAGATCTCTATCCCACTTCGAATTTCCTCTGGCCGAATAGATGGTCACAGCAAGTGTGCTCTCTAAAGTGCAGaaacactctcaaacacacacacacacacacacacacacacacacacacacacacacacacacacacacacacacacacacacacacacacacacacacacacacacacacacacacacacacacacacacacacacacacacacagtacacacacacacaccactatgaCAAAACTACTGCATCATTATACAGTTCTCTGTCAACGTAGAATACAAAAATGAAGTATAACAAAACTTCTCTTCCCTCATCCAAAGAATTCACGTGTACTTCCCTGTCAAATGAATAATATCAACCAAAATAAAAGAGTACACCAAAAGCCTTGCCTCAGCCACCACCTCCGCTCCTCCATGGAAGGTTTTTTCTAGGAGCATTACCATATGGACCGAGACGCAGGCTCAATGAGTGAAAGGGCCTTGGTTGAGGCTGTCTGTAACAGGATTATGGGGATATTATGGTGAGTAGGAGTGGCTCCCGGTGTAACTGGCTGTGATGTGAATAGGATTTCTGTGTGTCTGGTCTGATCAGGGCCGAGGCTGGGGGAGggctactctcctctcccctcctctactccagaTAATCCTTTACtgttctctcctcaccccctggcCGACCGTTCGACCTTCAGGATACTTCAtctgcagccacacacacacacacgctgctacTGCTGCGACTGagtttcccactctctctgtctcacacacacagaaactcacACAGAAAGGgatatagagaagagagagagacagagaaatagcaaGCAGCCCTTGAGAGTAGGGCTTCACACTTTTTATTGAGGCCTGGTGACATGAAGAACTCTACTGGGATGGTAAGATCACTTGTTTacttctctgactgtctctctctctctctctctctctctctctctctctctctctctctcgctctctctccctctctctctctctctctctctctctctctctctctctctctctctctctctctctctctctcgctctctctctctctctctctctctctctaaaaatgTCAATACCAGTGTGTTTACATTCAAATTAACTAGTTGTTTCCTCAGAAAATTCCCATTTTGGCATGTCCCACATCAAGATTTGAACCcactttatttaacctcttgaccTGGGAAAACATGATTTATTATGAAGTTCAACACGTGCTCTTCATGACAGAATGTTACAATGAGGTGAAATGAATAGATTGACAGAATGACATGACCCTAAAGGCAGTCTACTCATAGAATGATGACCCATGTGTGTTTGGTGTTATCTTGGCTGTGCCTACAGTAGCAGCTTAGGTATTGGTGTATTGGCGCTAGTGTTTTGGTGATTCAGTGAAATTGTTTGTGATACTGAACATGTGGGCTATACTGTCTCTGCAAGAAGGCTTTGGAAGTGAAAGAAGTACTCAACTTTAGAAAAAAATACTAAATGAATTGAAATGAGCAAATATTTAGTCAATTCAATTGAACATTAGTTGTATGTTTTATATGAATCATTGCATTATTAGGCTTAAAGCTAGAATCTGCAGTTAATATAATAACAAAACAGAAACCCCACCTTTGTTTTGGTAAAAACTGAGggacggggctggagaaatgtaaccactctcaaattcatagacagagctatggatgcaaagacTGACCATCTATGGTATTAAAATgacagttttaaccatgttttaacgctatacagtgtgtgtttacatttacgttgttgacaaacattggagtaaaacaagcttatattttgggttctgatgggttaCAACAGTTGATCTAAGCTCATGAAGCATTTATAAGTGtttataaatccaaaaatggatgtagcaactaaagATTCTTGCTTCAATAGGTATTACAGTTTGATTGGTGTCAACATGTTTCCCCACCATAAAGCATTATGTGCAGTTCAGATATAATAACAAATTCATctttatatctgacatggtagTAACTAGATTCCATTAATTAACAGTGTCTCTTATACAGAAGGACGTATAATCAAATAAGGGACCTAGAGAGGATGTGTTATTTCAGTTGTGATTCATCTCTCTTCTCACAGCCGCTGTAGCGTGCAGAGTGCCCTCAGTCTGGCCAGAGACTGGGATTGACTATACTGAACATAGACCTTCCATAATAGTCTTATGTATTAGTGTAAATGGCAAGAGGTCATTGGTAGTGGCTATGTCAAAGCTACTTACTGTATATGGGAGCGTATTCCTGACATAATTCAATTCAAATTGGGAGTTGATTTTTGCCATAATCAACCTCACAGTCAAATAGTTGGATGGTCAAACTCCTGGATTTAGCCACATGGCTTCATTGTTTTGAACTGATTCTCCTGCCAACAAATACCATTGCAAGATATATGATCACAGTGTACACTGATATTATATAATGCTAATATATTATTGTCCAAATGTGTAGCAGAACCCCACACCAGTCTGATTGAATGGCCCCCTCTGTAGCAGCCATGACCCCAGAGCAGCTCCTGGGCCCGCAGGTATTCAGTCCTGTAGGGGAAATAAAGGTCTTGCCTGAGGAGGAACGAGGGGAGGAGTCTGACCCCTGTCCCCAGGAAGTGATGGACTGCTATGGCCACTCCCCCTCAATGACTCACAGCCCCAGCACCGACAGGTGGGTCAGGAAacaaacagacaacagacagaacacacacacacacacacacacacacacacacacacagaaacacccacAAAGGGaggcaagggagagagagtgaaacacagtgaggaagagagaggataagaACACATGGTACAAGAAGGAGGGGGGTTAGAGAAGTTGTATGTGAGGTTATTCATAGAAGAATCATTTAATAAGGGGATTTAAATGATGTACAATAACATCCATTGACTCTCTCTTACATCCTCCTTGCCTGGGTCCCAAATGtctccttattccctatatagtgcactactttagaccagagccctgtggtgtcatataaagggaatagtgtgccattagGGACTCATCCCTGGACTCTCTGTTTTGCCCTGTGTTGACTTTGTCTCTCTGTTGTCCTGCAGTCTTAGCAGTGAGGAGCCCTTCTGTCGTATCTGCCACGAGGGAGGGGGTGTCGGGGAGCTGCTCTCCCCCTGTGAGTGTGCAGGGACGCTGGCCATGGTCCACCGAGGCTGCCTGGAACACTGGCTCACTGCCTCCAACAGCAGCCGCTGTGAACTCTGCCACCACCAGTACGCCCTGGAGAGACTGCCCAAGCCACTCACTGAGGTAGGGGAGAAAGAGTAGGGTGAAGTTACCCCTggacgctgatcttgggtcagttgaTCATTTATACTCActgttggttaaggttaggattaagggaggggaagctgatcctagatctgtacttcATGGAAATTTTACTGTGGCGTTAGGTGAGACGGAGACATATGCGCTCACATGCATGAAGGCATAGAcacatcactacggtgaagcatggttgtggcagcatcatgctgtggggatatttttagaggcagggactgggagagttatcaggatcgagggaaagctgaacagagcaaagtacagaaagaaccttgatgaaaacttgttccagagagctcaggacctcagaagggggtgaaggttcaccttccaacaggacaacgaccctaagcacacagtcaagacaaagcaggagtagcttcgggacaagtctctgaatgtccttgagtggtccagccagagcccggacttgaacccgatcaaacatctctgcagagacctgaaaatagctgtgcagtgacgctgccaaaggtgcttcaacaaagtaatgagtaaagggtcagaatatttatgtaaatgtgatattttcagTTTGTTTACTTTATTAACTTTGCTAAAAATGTGAAAAAACATTTtcttctttgttattatggggtatagtgtgaagattgatgagggggaaaaactatttcatacgttttagaataagactgtaaagtaacaaaatgtgggaaaagtactTTCCGTATGTACTGTACATCAACTATATTATGCAGTCTCAATTTATCAGGACTGAGGTCACTTTcaattcacttcctgaattgactcaATTGAAATGGAATTTACCCCAACCCGCCTGTCACTTCATTTCAAACCCATTAAGGAATATACAAACTGCTGTCTCAACGATAGTCTTCATAGAAGAGAAGAAAACAAACATTATTCAGGTTGCAGATagatatatataatgtgtagaacTGCAACGATTCCCGATACTACAGTCCACATAACCCTATCTATTCTattcaatacatttctatctggcCATTGTGTAACAATTCACCCTCCTGAACAGAGCCCCTAGCTGGATTCACATTGGAGTGTCTGATGTCACTGACTGCTTTTACCAGTAAAGCCACTTAGCCTGAGAAACAGATTAGATGGTGTTTCCTGTCACTAGCTGTAGCTGAGCTGCAGCTGCTCCATAGAGTTTGATAGATGGTTCACTTGGCCCAAACACTGTTTTAGCATGGGCACAGTGATATCAAGGGCTTTCATCATtgtgaagtagtcaactgggtgggacttgcAATGGCTTAAGGAAGGATCCCAGAATTCCATCCAGGTCAGCAGAAGGGGTCAGCCAATTAAATATATTCCTGAGAAAACATTCCATAATGGCAGGTGGCAGTGAATAACCAACCTTGGCTTTAGCCTATACTTCCAGATTATATACACTCCAGCACAGTAAGTGGTGCTCTGCACCTTTTTCGTTTATTTAGAAACTGGCAATTCCCTCTCAGAAGTAGAAAAAGAGGAGATTGTCTACTTTAAATGGAGACAGCATTgccctcaatggcactgcccatgctgaAACAGAAGCAGCCATTGCAAAGATATGAGCTTTGTAATGCATCTCTATGAGATTCCTCAGGACAGGATAGGACATTACGTCGTCTTGTATTAATGGTCTCCTCCCAGCCTATCGCATGTGTGTTGGCCACTGGCACCGGGTAATCTGTTAAGAACCATGTGTTGTATGGAGGGAGCTAATgtacgagacacacacacacacacacacagagtaggaGACAAAACAACAGCTGATCTGACAGATGAATGGAGATATGGCCTGGTCCATCACCACAGCGTTTAATATTCAGTGGTTAACATTTTAAAGTCTCAAATTCTAAAGTGAAATGTGATTTTCGATACTCATCCAAAAGCCAAAAGCCAACACCATCTAGTGTAGATACTGTACTTGTACATAACAGTGATTTAGATTGTTCTGTTGTCTGGTCTACCCACTCTAACTTTATGTTCCCTGGCCTCCTCTCTGTGTCAGTGAATGAAGTCATGCGATGCTTAATGTCATTTTGAATTGAACTGATATTACCGTCATTCTATCCATTCTAATTACAGTACATCCCCCACCTCCCCCgtcccctatctccctccctcctttcctcagtGGCTGGGCTCACCAGCCATGCAGCACCAGAGACGGACGCTCTGCGGTGACGTCATCTGCTTCCTGTTCATCACGCCGCTGGCTAGCCTATCAGGATGGCTGTGTGTGCAGGGTGCCATGGACCTGTATTTCAGTAACAGTATGGAGGCTGTTGGACTCATGGTGCTCACCCTGGCTCTCTTCACCATCTACTGCTTCTGGACTGTGGTGAGTTGTTGGGGCTGTTGTGGGTTGGGGTTACATTGGGATTGTGTATcgtagtggaggctggtgggaggagctataggaggacaggctggaatggaataaacagaacagtatcaaacacagaaaccatgtttgactctgttccatttattccgttgcagccattacaatgagcccgtcctcctatagctccttccaccagcctccactggtatataGTGTAATGGTGGAACAAAGTAAATAGAATAAAACTAATTATTAATGGGTTAATGCAAGATTgtttctacttccccagagtcagctGAACTCATGGACACATTTTTAAGTCTCTGTGGCCAGTATAAAGAAAGCTAGAGGTAGTTTcaccaatgctaactagcgttaagCGCAATGACAAAGTCTATGGGATCAGCTAGCTGATTGTGCTAAAGCTAGCTGatcccatagacttccattcaTTACTATCTGTCAGAGATGATACTGTAAACCAAAGCCAGCTGTTATTGGGCAGTTTCCCATTTAAAACCTTTTTAATGTGTACGTGTACGTGGACGTTCCCTCTCTCAAGTGAGCATGTTTGAGCATGCTTACCTATGTACTCTCACGTGGAAAGCATGCTTACCTATGTACTCTCACGTGGAAAGCATGCTTACCTATGTACTCTCACGTGGAAAGCATGCTTACCTATGTACTCTCACGTGGAAAGCATGCTTACCTATGTACTCTCACGTGGAAAGCATGCTTACCTATGTACTCTCACGTGGAAAGCATGCTTACCTATGTACTCTCACGTGGAAAGCATGCATTACCTATGTACTCTCACGTGGAAAGCATGCTTACCTATGTACTCTCACGTGGAAAGCATGCTTATCTATGTACTCTCTCATGGAAAGCATGCTTACCTATGTACTCTCTCGTGGAAAGCATGCTTACCTATGTACTCTCTCGTGGAAAGCATGCTTACCTATGTACTCTCTCGTGGAAAGCATGCTTACCTATGTACTCTCTGTGGAAAGCATGCTTACCTATGTACTCTCTCGTGGAAAGCATGCTTACCTATGTACTCTCTCGTGGAAAGCATGCTTACCTATGTACTCTCACGTGGAAAGCATGCTTACCTATGTACTCTCACGTGGAAAGCATGCTTACCTATGTACTCTCACGTGGAAAGCATGCTTACCTATGTACTCTCACGTGGAAAGCATGCTTACCTATGTACTCTCTCGTGGAAAGCATGCTTATCTATGTACTCTCTCGTGGAAAGCATGCTTACCTATGTACTCTCACGTGGAAAGCATGCTTATCTATGTACTCTCACGTGGAAAGCATGCTTACCTATGTACTCTCTCGTGGAAAGCATGCTTACCTATGTAGCATCTCACGTGGAAAGCATGCTTACCTATGTCTCTCACGTGGAAAGCATCTATGTGGAAAGCATGCTTACCTATGTACTCTCTCGTGGAAAGCATGCCTATCTATGTACTCTCACGTGGAAAGCATGCTTACCTATGTACTCTCTCGTGGAAATGCATGCGTGGAAAGCATTATCTATGTGGAAAGCATGCTCTATCGTGGAAAGCATGCTTACCTATGTACTCTCTCGTGGAAAGCATGCTTACCTATGTACTCTCTCGTGGAAAGCATGCTTATCTATGTACTCTCTCACGTGGAAAGCATGCTTACCTATGTACTCTCACGTGGAAAGCATGCTTACCTATGTACTCTCACGTGGAAAGCATGCTTACCTATGTACTCTCTCGTGGAAAGCATGCTTACCTATGTACTCTCACGTGGAAAGCATGCTTACCTATGTACTCTCAGGTAGAAAGCATGCTTATCTATGTACTCTCTCGTGGAAAGCATGCTTACCTATGTACTCTCTCGTGGAAAGCATGCTTACCTATGTACTCTCTCGTGGAAAGCATGCTTATCTATGTACTCTCTCGTGGAAAGCATGCTTACCTATGTACTCTCTCGTGGAAAGCATGCCTATCTATGTACTCTCACGTGGAAAGCATGCTTACCTATGTACATCTCTTGTGGAAAGCATGCTTATCTATTATCTATGCTTACTACTCTCGTGGAAAGCATGCTTACCTATGTACTCTCTCGTGGAAAGCATGCTTACCTATGTACTCTCTCGTGGAAAGCATGCTTATCTATGTACTCTCTCGTGGAAAGCATGCTTACCTATGTACTCTCTCGTGGAAAGCATGCTTATCTATGTACTCTCACGTGGAAAGCATGCTTATCTATGTACTCTCTCGTGGAAAGCATGCTTATCTATGTACTCTCACGTGGAAAGCATGCTTACCTATGTACTCTCACGTGGAAAGCATGCTTATCTATGTACTCTCTCGTGGAAAGCATGCTTATCTATGTACTCTCTCGTGGAAAGCATGCTTATCTATGTACTCTCTCGTGGAAAGCATGCTTACCTATGTACTCTCACGTGGAAAGCATGCTTACCTATGTACTCTCACGT
Above is a window of Oncorhynchus tshawytscha isolate Ot180627B unplaced genomic scaffold, Otsh_v2.0 Un_contig_8142_pilon_pilon, whole genome shotgun sequence DNA encoding:
- the zgc:158785 gene encoding E3 ubiquitin-protein ligase MARCHF3 isoform X1 — protein: MAPSVAAMTPEQLLGPQVFSPVGEIKVLPEEERGEESDPCPQEVMDCYGHSPSMTHSPSTDSLSSEEPFCRICHEGGGVGELLSPCECAGTLAMVHRGCLEHWLTASNSSRCELCHHQYALERLPKPLTEWLGSPAMQHQRRTLCGDVICFLFITPLASLSGWLCVQGAMDLYFSNSMEAVGLMVLTLALFTIYCFWTVVSLRYHIHLFRTWKQTDQRVRLQIPRPARTMHTHHTLNLSFLSKDTRKETVV
- the zgc:158785 gene encoding E3 ubiquitin-protein ligase MARCHF3 isoform X2; the encoded protein is MAPSVAAMTPEQLLGPQVFSPVGEIKVLPEEERGEESDPCPQEVMDCYGHSPSMTHSPSTDSLSSEEPFCRICHEGGGVGELLSPCECAGTLAMVHRGCLEHWLTASNSSRCELCHHQYALERLPKPLTEWLGSPAMQHQRRTLCGDVICFLFITPLASLSGWLCVQGAMDLYFSNSMEAVGLMVLTLALFTIYCFWTVSQLNSWTHF